Genomic segment of Candidatus Binatia bacterium:
TGGGGATGTGGGCGATGTAATCATCTTCGTGGATCGGGTTGAACAGATTGGGTTTGTCCGGATGCACCGGAATGAGCGAGCCGCCCAGCATCCAATCCAGATGCATAGCAGGCCAGCCGCCATTGTTGCCGTACGGCACACTCAGACGGGCGATGGTCGTCGGGATATTCCACTGCCGTGCTCCGAAGCGAGCCATGACCTCGGCGGCGATCTTGCAAATACTGTAAGTGGGCAAGAGGGTCTTGTGGGTGTCGTCACCGAGCGGGTCGGTTTCCTTCAGCGGGTGGTGTCCTGCATATTGATACACGCCTCCCGATGAGCAGTGGAGCCAGGCCTTGGCCTTGCGGCAGTGGTACATGAGCCGCCCGGGACCCTCGGCATTGGCCGTCAGGTCGTAGTCGAAGTCGCTGGTTTTCACCACGGCGAAGTTCAGGACGTAGGTGAAATCATCGGGAACCTTGGCGAAGGAATCCTGGGCGAGATCTGCCTGAATGCACTTGACGCCGAGCGCTTCCAACCGGGCCCGGTCGCCCGCATCGCCAAAACGGGCGAGCCCATAGACCGCATTGTGCTTGGCCAGTTCCCGCGCCATCGGCAGCGCGACCTGACTTGCCGGACCGGTGATGAGAATCTTCTCGTTCTTGAGCACTCCTACCTCCACTGTGTTGTGGTGCGAGGCAACGACGTTACACGACCGGCAAGCATTGCGTCAATCGAGCAGTTGTCGCAGAGACCCTGGCGGCTTCCAGTTCAGCACCAGCAACCGGCTGCCATAGCTTCGGCTGAAGCGCAGCACGCTCACCGAACCGGTGTTGATCACCAGGCGGCGGAAGGCCGAAAGGTCCATGGACAGATAGTGAGCAATGAGGAGCTTGATCGGATCGCCGTGCGAGATGAGCAACACGGCGCCTTCGGCTTCGGCTCGCAGGCGTTCCGCCACCGCGATCACCCTTTCCTGGACACGTGGCGCGGGCTCGATGGCGTCGCAGCGGTACGTCGGGTCCTGAATGTACCGCTGCAGATCGGCATCACCCTGCAGCTCGTCCCATGTTTTGCCCTGCCAGCTCTCTTGCACCCAGACCTCGTCCAGCCCCGGTTCTGTACGGATCGTGAGG
This window contains:
- a CDS encoding NAD(P)-dependent oxidoreductase, which encodes MLKNEKILITGPASQVALPMARELAKHNAVYGLARFGDAGDRARLEALGVKCIQADLAQDSFAKVPDDFTYVLNFAVVKTSDFDYDLTANAEGPGRLMYHCRKAKAWLHCSSGGVYQYAGHHPLKETDPLGDDTHKTLLPTYSICKIAAEVMARFGARQWNIPTTIARLSVPYGNNGGWPAMHLDWMLGGSLIPVHPDKPNLFNPIHEDDYIAHIPKLLAVAAVPATITNWGGSEPVSVEDWCGYMADLTGLEPKFVDTDKTIGSLTMDMTRMHQLVGRTAVDWHDGFRRMIQARHAELPLRK
- a CDS encoding histidine phosphatase family protein, with the protein product MSSNRDLFLVRHGVTDWNETGRLMGRIDVGLNARGRAEADAAAQALREFPLRTVAASPQRRTQETAESIAPLHGLTIRTEPGLDEVWVQESWQGKTWDELQGDADLQRYIQDPTYRCDAIEPAPRVQERVIAVAERLRAEAEGAVLLISHGDPIKLLIAHYLSMDLSAFRRLVINTGSVSVLRFSRSYGSRLLVLNWKPPGSLRQLLD